A region of the Primulina eburnea isolate SZY01 chromosome 7, ASM2296580v1, whole genome shotgun sequence genome:
CATCTCTTTTTCCACTCTATCAGTTTTCATGAAGATTTTAGTACATGGGTTCACATTTTACCATCAAGTCATATTATACTATATTTTTTCATGTTATAGATTCATAgaacataataaataaaatgtaaAACATGTTTTGACTTTGGATATGATGTTCAAAGTACAGATTTCATCTTCAGTCTTTGTTTCTGAGTTGGTTATAGATCTAATACATATAGGGGATGTTGTGGCTAAATGCAGCCATTTGTTAAACATCTTGTTTTTTTTGGTTCAAAGTTATATGCTAAGTATGTTTGTTTGTTTGCATGTATTTGGTTACATTTTATTTGGTAACAGACTTCTTTAAATTGGATTGATCATAATGCTGAAGTGGGGTTCCTTTGCATGCAATGGATGATATTTCTTATCATCTTATGATTTCAGGATGTTGATACTTCAAAGGACAGCTCATCCAGCTGGAATGACGGTTATATCGCAATGTTTGTCCGGATGCTAGGTTTGGATAATGATCCTCAAGATAGAGAACAGGCTGTTGTGACACTGTGGAAGTACTCACTTGGTGGCAAGGAGTATGTTGACAACATTATGAGATTTAGTGGCACTGTAAATCTCATAGTTAACCTTCTAAAATTAGACTCTGATTCTGCGTGTGAAGCAGCTGCTGGTCTTTTACGGGTTATATCCGCAATTAATGTCTATCGAGATTTAGTTGCTGAGAGTGCTGCAGTAGAAGAGATGACTGGCCTATTGAGACGATGTCCCTTGTCTTCTGAGGTAAAGAAGAATATTGTTCACTATATTTGGCATTGTGGTTAATGATCAGGATTGATCTCTTgtttgttcttttttttttttttttgcctgcAGGTGAAGGAGCAAAGTATATGTACTTTGTGGAACTTGTCTGTAGATGGGAAGGTTAGAGCGAGAATTACCAGCTCCGAGATCCTGCCTCTACTTGTCAAGTTCTTGGAGGACGAAGATTTGAAAGTTATCGAGGCTGCTGGTGGAGTTTTGGCTAACTTGGCATTGAGCCATTCAGAGCATGAAATAATGATTGAAGCTGGTGTTATACCTAAACTGGTGAGGATTCCTTCCTTGATATTTGGAATTTTCTGTGGGGTTTTTCTGCTAATGTCATGATTGACACCTTAAAAAAATGTCTTGAAAACTGAAGAAAAGTTTGGTTAGATAATAAAGAAAGAGTTTGGCCCAACTCTCTGTTTTTTTCCTTTTTGCATGGACTAATGGCCATGCGACATAATTTGATTCAACCAATAATAAAATACACTTATGTTTCAAAGTCACTATATCATCCTTCTATCTTTTTGagccaaatttttttattatcagAGAAATTTATTACATTTACTTTGATATAATGAGAAAAAAATCagtatattttataaataaagttaCAAATATCAATTATAGAAGTCATAATAACGTAGTTCTTTTTTCTTGATGACATCAATACACACACTCTCGTCTAAAGAAACTGCTTAAGTTTGACCTGAAGAGATATATGTTCGGGTTTAGCCCTCAACAGTGGAATATGGTTCAGTTTCATTTTGATCTATTGATTATATGTTTTGAACCACATTTTGCCATTTTGGTTTGAAACTGAAGTGAACTTTCAGATTTTTTGGTTTTGGTGATTATGGTTTCAGATTGGTGTTACAGAATCATGTACCCCCTGGTCACAGTAAACCTCTGTTTGCTTTCCTGTTACATTTTTCTCTAGTTGGTATATTTACTATAACATGAAAATGGAATCAAAATCGTGGTCTAAGTAGTGTTTTGTCACTAGAGAATGACAGCATCAACTAAAACTGATGTGCTCTTCCCCTTGTGATATTGATAATTTTTAATctgaattaataattttaagaaCTTATTTATATGCACTATGCAGGCAAAGTTCTTGAAGTTTGAGCTTGAAGAATCTAAAGTCATCAGAAAGGTAGCGAGAAATGCTTTGTTGGAATTTGCTAAAGATGAGTATAATAGGATACTTGTTATGGAGGAGGGTGTAGTGTTAGTCCCTTTGATTGGGACAGCTGCCTACAAGTCTTTCAGACCAGCATTGTACTCATGGCCTTATTTACCCGATGGTACCGAGATTGAACAGACATCAAAAGGTCCTTCTAAATATGGTGCTTCAGAACTACTGCTCGGATTAAATGTTCAGGAAAAAATTATCGATTTGGATGAGGCAAAGATTAACGCTTTGGCGGGACGGACACAACAGCAGTTTCTTGCCCGTATAGGTGCAATAGAAATGGAGTTTGATAATAAATCTGATAACCATTGCAATTCAAATGAGAGGTTTACACTCTTGCCATGGATAGATGGTGTCGCTCGATTGGTTTTAATTCTTGGACTTGAAGATGAGTCAGCTATTGCTAGAGCTGCAAGGTCTATTGCCGATGCATCCTTCAATGAACATATGCGGATTTCATTTATGGAAGCTGGTGCTCTCAAGTTTCTTGTTCAGTTAATTAATCATTCAAGTGACACTATTAGATTGGCCGTACTTCAAGCCTTGGACAAGATGTCCATCAGGTAAAATTCATATTCTTTTTCATGTTTTCATATATCAAGTAATCAAACTGCGTGCTGAGTGCTGACTATATTGGTCTTGTCTGGGAGGTTTAAAATCAGATGTATCTCTATATTTGTTTCTGTTTCTCCATACACAACTAATAACTAAACTACCATTTGGATGAACTTATTACTGGAgaaacataaacataattagTCCAGAAACAGAAAAAGGTCTAgaaatttgtttataatattcttaaaaaatttatgatCTCTCATTTGCCCAACTGCTTCATGACTTTATTGCGTTTTTATTCTTTCAGAAGGCAAAAGTCCTAGTATTCTGTTTTCGTGAAATGAACTTCTCTTTGCATactttttctctttcttttaATGCTAAAGAGTCAGTTTTAGGCCAACTTTTTCTATGAGTCACAGTTCTAACTTCTATTAATCTGTTGATGCACTTTATCCACTGGGAATTGGCTGATATAACTTTGTGTATGCATTACAATCCAGCAATGATGTATGCCAGAAAATTGAAGCAGAAGGCGTTTTGCATCCTCTAATAAATTTGCTGAAGCATTCTAAGTTAGAGACATCTCAGAGCTTAATTGCAATGGTGATTAAACTGATTTCTTTTCCTATATTGAACACAATTTAATCTGTTTTACCAAaatatgagatattgttgtgtTCAACTGTAGATTCTGAGCATTCTTACTCGGATTTTGGACCCCAACAAAGGTATAACGTTGAAGGTATGTAGCTACTTTGACCAGTGCTTTTCAGGGAACTCAGCAGCTTTTGCTCTCATTGAACTTTTCTTTGAATATCGATGTTTCAGGTTTTCAATGGAACAGTCAATAATTCAAAAGATGGATGGGATGAGACTGGGAATCCAAAATCAGATGAGGGGAATGACACGGTGTCATCAAAATCGTCCCCCAGGTTTGTATTTTCTTGAGTTAATATTGGAACAGACATTGGAAATTTTGGGTTAAAATGTTCTGGCTTTTTGCCTCGTTGTCCTCTTTATAAGATTGTGCTAATTTTAGGCAtgagaaagaaaaaaattatcataCATGACTTAAGGTACATTTAGCtgcataattaatttataaactacTTCAACTTTCGTCTTAATATGTCGTGTATTGAGTTGTTGCATTGAAAGTGTAAAGTATGACTTCCAACGTTTGAGTTGTTTTTCTTGTATACTAGACATCCACGTAGATTATTAAGGAAAGTATCATGTTCAGAACTTTATATGGTATAATAATCATCCCAAAATCCGGTGTTATGTTACTGATGTAATATGAGATTGCATTTTAGATGCCATTTCATGATGCAGATTAGTTCTTTGACAGTGGACAGACCGTTGATTTGAACGAGCTTGTTGATTCCACTGTCTTTACTTCCCTAGTGGATATAATGAAGACATCAAATCCAGATTTGCAGAGAAAAGCTTCGTCAATCATCGAGTTTATTACCATGATCAAACCTTGTGTGGAAAAGCTCGTCTTAGCAGATATTGAATCTGGTCTAGAAGCAGTTTTTCGACAAAAATCTTTGACAGGTATGAAAGAAAATTGACTGCTAGAGAGGCATGAAAGTATTATGAGACGTGTGATTATACCAAAATAATGTCTGGGTAATCATGGAAAATTTTAGGGGAGTGAAAACTGCAAGATTTTGCGAGGAAGAAAACATCTATTTTCCCTTTGTTAATACATTATGATTGAAGTATGCGTGAAATTCTGAATGAGTCGAACAGTTATTTCTATTTTTGAGTCAATATATTGACTATAAGGGTTGGGAAATGGAGCTCAAGGCATCATCCGACATTTTGTAACACCCTCGATAACATAGTACCTTTGTGTCACGGGCAACTTTATAGTTTAAAAGATTTCTTCTTCGTTATTATCAGTTAAAGGTTGTGGTATAGTGGAAATCCCTAGATTTTACAGTAGCTTTTACGACAGTTACCTGCTACTTTAGACCTTTCACCTCCCCAACAATTCCCCACTTTTGCTGAAATTTCAGGATTTTGATTTGTTATGAACTTTGCTTATACAATTGAGCCATTGGCTTGAGAAGTAGAGAACTCGATAAATGATGAGAAAGTCCTTACTTTCTTTTCTATCGTGTTTATACTAATCTGTATAAACCGATTCACAGAAACGGAAGACGACGCCCAGGGCAAACAGCCCGAACTACGCTCCCTGGAACTTGAAGAAGCTGGCCAAGCAGTATCTGCAGCATCCCGATTACTCACTCGATTACTAGACCACGACCACTTTCGCCAAACCGTAAATTATCCCCATTTAACGGAACTTCTTCGCATTATCCTTGTTTCTGACACCCCTCTTCATTATAAAGACAGGGTCGCCGCATCCCTTGTTAAACTCAGCTCATTGTCAGGGCGTTACTCAGGATTTGAGAACCCGATAAGTACGGAAGTAACTCTTTACGAGACGATCCCAAGATTGATACTACAGATCCAAAGCTCATCCTTCCCTGAAGTCCAACAAGCTGCTGTTTTAGAGCTCAACAGGATAATATCAGAAGGGTTGATGGATTCTTCCCGGGCTGTTGCTTCGGAAGGCGGGATTTTTGCATTGGTGAAGTTGATGGAAATCGGTAGTGACCGAGCTAAGGAGGCGAGCTTAGAAATTCTTTGTAGTCTAGGAATGGATAGCGAGAACCATGCTGTGATTGTAGCAGCCGGGGCTGTTCCAATCTTGAAGAAAATCGTGCTTTCTCAAGGGCCGCAGTGGACGCGCGCCCTTCGTCTGCTTAGAACTTTGCCTACATAGTACGTTAAAACAAAGTCATGTTCGTCGAAGATTGCTGTAGTTTCTAAATGAGGATTACATAGTTGTATTTGAAATTTTCGCAACCATTTTTATGTATGCACATCCACACCCTTTCCTTTAGTCGATGGCACACTCGTGTAGGATAAATTAATTTGGCACTTTACTGTATGTTGTATTTAGTAGGatgacataatttttttattaaagaaATCCGACGAACGATCAATTTTATGTGCGATGATAAATTTAATTTGAAGTGGATTTACGAGTATGTGCAAATAtgaatataatttaataatataaaaattagagTGGTTAATGTTCACAATCATGTGATGGCCATATTTTGGAGTCATgcaattgaaattttaaaatatttatattatatcaaTCGTTCTAACTAATTTTAATTTACAAAATAATTTGACTAAAATAgtcttattttataaatgattgtaattttataattataaaaacacAGGAACACAGTAACTTTATATTCTAATTCTTCcagttttctttttaaataatcttTTTTCCGCTTTTTtatcttttcattttttttaactaTATCTTACCAATTTTTATTGTATCATTTTATCTCGTTATAATTTGTACTTCTATACTATACTATATAATTATGGACCAACACCATAAAGTCATCTTATAACTAATctttcatatttattttttcaattttaataatattaatttttttttaattgaacaTAGCGTGCTTCGAATTAAAAAAACACTCTAAAAACTAGGTATTATTAGAACTAAGTGTTGATTCCGACTTGTATAAATAGAGGAGCACTAGCCATTTTAACTAACTGATTCATTTTTCTTATTGTATTCCTCAATACAGAGCTTTAGCTCTGGTTTTTCTCATCAATGGaattcatattcagttcttctAATATGGTATTAGAGCCCaggttccaccgttatgtgttggactgtctataattaggccacccgttctgcccataattgggtcatttgtaaaactccacgctccagatgttcattcctgggcgtgagaggggtgtgttagtTGTCCCACATTGGTAGGATAAATAACCTGGAGTtccatatattggcttggacaatcctcccctcttgagctagcttttggggttgagttaggtccaagtttcaatattaacatggtatcagagcaaaaaCAGAAAATTCCGATCGATGCTCTCCTGCTCGATCTCAATTGATTTTCAGTTCGATTTCACACCACCTGCTCCACTTCTCAATTTGTTTGATTCTCTTTGAAGATGGTGAAAGGGGTGGTCAAGCGACTAATAACAATGCAAATCATACTTCCGTCAATCGCACCTTTGCTGAAGACTCGAGCAATCCATATTACCTACAAAACGGTGATCATCCAGGTCTCGTTCTCGTTTTTCATCCTCTTTCAGGCTCGAATTACAACACTTGGAGCAGAGCTATTGTCATGGCGTTAACTGCTAAAAATAAGCTAGGTTTTGTGGATGATTCCATACCTCGTCCTTCACCTGATGATCTGCTCTACGGTGCTTGGAATCGATGCAATAGTATGGTAACTTCTTGGATTTTAAATGCTGTTGTTCGTGAAATTGCTGATAGCTTGATGTATATGTCGACTTGCCATGAAGTTTGGCTCGATCTGCGTGATCGCTTTCAACAGAGCAACGCTCCTAGGATTTATCAGATTAAGAAATTACTCAGTGGTCTTAATCAAGGATCGTTAAGTGTCAATTCCTACTACACAAAGTTACGGACACTTTGGGATGAATTGAAAGATTATCAACCTGCTTCAGTATGTCAATGTGGATCAATGAAAGATTGGGTGAATTATCATAATCAGGAATGTGTTATGCAGTTCCTAATGGGGCTAAATGAGTCTTATGCACAGATACGAGCACAAATATTGTTAGTTGATCCTCTTCCTGTCATCGCTAAGGTGTTTTCTCTTGTAGTTCAGGAAGAAAGACAAAGGTCTATTACAACTAGAAACATCGCTGCTTCATTTGTGCCAAGTGCTTCTGCAGTTACGAATACTACCAAGAAATTTTTGAATCCCAAAAGCAAAGGTGATAAGGTTTGCTCTTATTGCAATTATACCAATCATACAGTTGATCAGTGCTACAAATTGCATGGCTTTTCCCCGGGTCACCCTAAATTTGGGACAAAATCAGTTCTTGGGAAGGCACCTGCACAATCATGTCAGACTTATGCTTCTCCAGAGATCACTTCCAATGTTTCTGTTGATTCCCTTACACATGGACAGTGTAATCAGCTTATTGAACTATTAAGTTCGAAGATTCAAACAATGAATAACTCCACTTTGGATCGACAACAGCAAGAGCCATTAGTGTCCTGTTTCAACGGTATTTTTTCTCTATTTGATTCTGTTCCTGCCATACAACGACAGGATTGGGTAATAGATTACTGGACATAGGCTTTTCTCAATCTCATGCTGATAATTCCTTATTTCTACGGACAAGAGGAAGTGTTTTTGTTGCCTTGTTGGTTTACGTTGATGACATTGTGATTGCCACCAACTGCGAGAAAGAGGCCAATGATTTAAAGATGTATCTTGATAGCAAGTTTCGATTAAAGGACTTGGGAGAGTTGAAATACTTCTTGGGCATAGAGGTGGCTAGGTCACGATATGGTATTTCAATTTGTCAACGAAATTATGCATTAAAGATACTCACAGAAGCTGGTCTTCTTGGCTGCAAACTAAGGTCTACCTATGGATGCAAACATTAAACTCTCTTTTGAGGATGGAGAGTTGATTTCTAACCCCACCACATATAGAAGATTGATTGGATGCTTGATATATCTTACAATTACCCGTCCGGATTTGACCTATGCAGTGAACAAGCTGAGCCAATACGTTTCTAAGCCACGTACATCCCACATGGAAGCAGCATTGGATGTTTTAAAATACGTAAAAGGAACAATTGGACAGGGCTTACTCTATAAAAGTATCTCTGATTTGAGACTTAAGTTTTTCTCAGATGCGGACTGGGGTTCGTGCATTGACACACGCCGATCAGTCACAGGTTTTTGTGTGTTCCTTGGAGAGTCTATGGTGTCTTGGCAATCCAAGAAGCAACAAACTGTCTCGAGATCTTCTGCCGAGGCTGAGTACAGATCCATGGCAGCAGCAACTTGTGAAGTCATATGGATTAGAAAGTTgcttaaaaatttaaaagtcaagAACGATGAGCCATCGGCGTTATTTTGTGATAGTCAAGCTGCTATACACATCGGCTCCAATCCAGTATTTCATGAACGAACTAAACACATTGACATCGACTGTCATGTTGTGCGTGAACAAGTGCTGGCACGAGTCATAAAGCTGATGCATGTCTCTTCAGAATCGCAGCTAGCAGATTTGTTCACAAAGCCGTTGTTTTGCTCGCGTTTTAAGGAACTTTTGATCAAGATGGGAGTGCACAATATTCACTCACatcttgagggggagtattagaACTAAGTGTTGATTCCGACTTCTATAAATAGAGTAGCACTAGCCATTTTAACTAACTGATTCATTTTTCATATTGTATTCCTCAATACAGAGCTTTAGCTCTGGTTTTTCTCATCAATGGaattcatattcagttcttctAATAGGTATCAATCTGAAGAAAATTGAACGTGTAAAGAATCAAGAAAATTGAATCTTATATATTTGAGTCTTCCTCTCCcctattttatgtttttttttaaaaaaaattgaatggaagtaaaaaaaagaaaaaaatggacGAGTTGAACATATAAAAAGAGGGGGAAGGAAAAGGAGTGAAAATGAAACATAAAAAATGTTTTGCTTTCATAACAGAAGAGGAAAAGTGTGaggacccggacgttaatcatctttttaatcatgattgggactaattaatcaattatagtaaacagggtctaaattt
Encoded here:
- the LOC140837278 gene encoding uncharacterized protein, which translates into the protein MALIIPSHLKFKPPNFLRQQKFSHFDSRDEVFSAKKSTNTLLTSRNHCLPHKFAKPFGVRRFSVLTRACSDGDGVEIFSAKEQPFSSDVDTSKDSSSSWNDGYIAMFVRMLGLDNDPQDREQAVVTLWKYSLGGKEYVDNIMRFSGTVNLIVNLLKLDSDSACEAAAGLLRVISAINVYRDLVAESAAVEEMTGLLRRCPLSSEVKEQSICTLWNLSVDGKVRARITSSEILPLLVKFLEDEDLKVIEAAGGVLANLALSHSEHEIMIEAGVIPKLAKFLKFELEESKVIRKVARNALLEFAKDEYNRILVMEEGVVLVPLIGTAAYKSFRPALYSWPYLPDGTEIEQTSKGPSKYGASELLLGLNVQEKIIDLDEAKINALAGRTQQQFLARIGAIEMEFDNKSDNHCNSNERFTLLPWIDGVARLVLILGLEDESAIARAARSIADASFNEHMRISFMEAGALKFLVQLINHSSDTIRLAVLQALDKMSISNDVCQKIEAEGVLHPLINLLKHSKLETSQSLIAMILSILTRILDPNKGITLKVFNGTVNNSKDGWDETGNPKSDEGNDTVSSKSSPSGQTVDLNELVDSTVFTSLVDIMKTSNPDLQRKASSIIEFITMIKPCVEKLVLADIESGLEAVFRQKSLTETEDDAQGKQPELRSLELEEAGQAVSAASRLLTRLLDHDHFRQTVNYPHLTELLRIILVSDTPLHYKDRVAASLVKLSSLSGRYSGFENPISTEVTLYETIPRLILQIQSSSFPEVQQAAVLELNRIISEGLMDSSRAVASEGGIFALVKLMEIGSDRAKEASLEILCSLGMDSENHAVIVAAGAVPILKKIVLSQGPQWTRALRLLRTLPT